GGGCGGTTCGCGTGGACCGAGCAGAGGCAGCTATGATCGCGGATCCGGTAAGGGCCGCAAATTTGAATCCGGTGATTCCGGTCGGCGTCGCAGCTGATCCGGGTAACTGCTGAAGGCGATGCGGTTACGCTCGGCGTCAAAGGCGTAGAGCGTAAAACCCGATTCGCCGGCAAGCAACTCTCTCTCTTCTAAAAAGTCTCGCCACGCATCGGCGGCATCGGCGTCGATGGCGAAAGCGAGCAGATGAAAGCCCGCCTCTTTATCGTGAAAGGGGCGGGATTTTTTTTTGCCTGTGTGATCGGCCCGTTCGAGCATGAGTATGGTCGGATGGCAATCCAGCCATACGGAGCGAAGTCCGCTATCGTCATGATGCCTCGATAGTTCCTTAAAGCCAAGCGACGTATAGAACTGCGTTTGCCGCTCTACGTCGTCACAGGCAAGGGCGATATGATGGATCATGGCGCCCTTGCGCAAGCCGGGGCTCTCGTCTTTCATGCTTCTTTCCGTATCGTTAACATATCCAAAGGCCCGAGAGTCCGACTCAATTCAGTCCTTGCAGAAATTCCTGAAAGACGGCGTTATACTGCGCGAAGTTATCATCGATGGACCGGGCATGAACGGCATTCCAGTCGGTTAAAAGCAGGCGACATCGGATGCCGGCCTTGAGCATCGTCGAGGCGATCTCTTCGGAATGTCGCGGAACCGTATACGTATCGGAGAGCGAATGCACGACCATGACGGGCGCCCGGACCTGCGAGGCGTACCTGAGCGACGAAGATTCGTCGGGATCAAAGCCGGCTCGCAGACCGGCCAGGACAAAAGCGCCTCCGGTAAAGAGCAGGCTGCCCTGTGTATAACGCTGCACGGCCTGTTCGGTTACGATCGTGCGCATGGCCGTGTAGGGAGAATCGACAAGCAGAAACCAGAATCGGCGCTTGGAATGACCGGCGGCCTGAAGCGATGTGGCCGCTCCGTAGGATTCGCCGATCAGCGCCGTATGTGCGTCGTCGACGCCTGTCTTCTTCTGTAAGAAATCAACGGCGGCAAGAAGATCGTACTTCTCGTAAAATCCGAAGGTGCCATAATCGCCGTCGCTTTCGCCGTGGCGTCGGGCGTCATAGAGCAGAAGATGGCATCTTTGATCTTTAAGAAGCGGCGTATATTTCAGCATGCCGTAGCGGGTGCCGCTGAAGCCATGATGAAAGACGGCGGCGCAGGGGCGATCGCCGCGAAAGTACCATCCGCGAAGCGTCGTGCCGTCGTCGGGATTCTGGAAAGAAACGGCTTCAGGTTCGGCCAGGCCGAAGTCGGCCACCGAGCCGATCTTTAACCGAATTCGATCGGCTTCAAGGGTCCGGCTGTTAAAGGCGACGACCTGCGAGCTGAAATACCAGCTCACGCCGAAATAGATGCACAGAAGAGCGCCGACGGCCGCCGACCCTCGTTTTATGTTCGCTTTTCGCATATCCCCTCTCTACGTTTCGGATCAGTGTCTGATCCGATCTTTATCTCTTGTTGAAATCGCTTCCGTTGCCTGTTGATACTATCGACATTCGGCGTTAATCGAACCGACGTATTCAGGCGCCAGAGAAAAGGCCGACGGTGCGCCGGCAAACTTCAGATCGTCGCCTTTGATCTTCTTCTCTTTATGCAGTCGTTCCCAGTCCTTAACAAAAGGAGCTGATAGTGGTTTGAAAGACCAGTGCCACGGCTCGAATTCATAGCCTTTCTTGCGGCCTTCTGTATAAACAAGGCAGAAGCCGTACTTCGGAGCATGGACAAGCATCCACTGATAGAGCTTCTTGCCTTCGCCCGAGCGATAGTAGTCGACGGTCAGGCTGTTGATGTCGAAGTCCGTGCCCCAGTGATGTCGCGATGTGCCCGGCATAGAAGAATACGTAAGGATGCGCCGCGCTCGCTCCACCGGATCTTTTACCGTATTGAGGCGGATGCCGCCAACGGCCACGTTGCCGTTCCACTTGGATTCCCAGATGCTTTTCTGGCTGGCGAAGTTGCGTGTTCCGCTCTGCACCCAGAACGGAACGCCGGGAAGGTCTTTTTGAATCTGGGCATACATCTTCTGGATCGCCTCAAGAGCCTCGCGACGCAGATAGATGCCGCGGCCGCGATCGGGAATGCCGTAAGAAGCGGCCGTAGCGAAGGCAGGATGACGATCAGGAGCAAACTGGCCTGTAAGATAGGCCGTCGGATCAATATCACCATACAGATCTGGAGCGCCGGCAGGCTGCGAGCAGAGCGGCAGAATACAGAAGAAAAGCGGGAAAAGAAGAGAGAGACGGCGGGAGAAACGTTTCACGATGATGAACGTATCGCCCGCACGATGAAGTTGTCAATCAAATGTCAGGAGCCATTCCTGGAGAATGGCTGCGACGCTCTCAAGTTAAATCAGTCGTTTCATCTTTTCATCAAGGAAGTGTGCATGGTGTTCGAGATGCCATGTGCAGTAAGATAGTATCGTATGCACGGTCTGCTCGCCGCGCTGCGGATGCAATCCGACTCTGCTAAACTCTTCGCCGGCAAGCGACTTCAGCCAGGAGCCCGTCCAGTTGCGCAGAGAGCGAAGGGCCTGCATCGTTTCGTCAATGGAGGCGCTGCGATAGAGGCCTTTATCGATGAAGTCGTCCTCCTGCCATACGGTGAAGGCCGGACGTTCTTCGGCGACGGCACGACGCATACGGTGCACGAAGGCCATCTCGGCATCGAGCAGATGGCCGAGAAGCATGCGGCAGGACCAGGCCCCGGCAGCACCCTCGAAGGTGCGATCGGCCTTTTCTTCGGTAAGATCGGCGAGGCCAGGATGAATCTTGCTGATTCCGGACGTATAGGCGCCCGTCAGATCGCTGTGCGACAGGGCAAGGAAGGCGGAGATCTCGGGTTTTGCGCTCATAATCCAAAGGTAAATGAAAGACCCTTTTTGCACAGGAAAAAAAGCAGCATTGCAGGAATTGGGCAGTCGGCTGAGCGCACTTTGTGAAGGCAGAAGAATTTAACCGCGAAATACGCGAAAGGCGCGAAAAAGGAAATGGTGAACCACCGTTGAACCCGGAATCCAGGAGCAAGCATGAGAGCAGATAGGGGAAGAGCGAAGAAAGACGATCCCCGGATCAAACCTTTCGCGCTTTTCGCGGTCAATAAATTCTGAGCGCTTCATCCCATCAACGTGCCGGCCTCCGTCGCCGCGCCGTTATCGCAACAACTCTCTAAACACCTCCTCACCCCCCCCACTCTTCCCTCCGCGCCCTCAGCGTCCTCTGCGGTACACCCTTTCTGAATTGCTACCCTCCGCGCCCTCAGTGGTCCACCCTCTTCTGGCTTTCCGGTTAACGCTGCGATAACCGACGCTCGTTCAGTTATCGCTGTTTTCTACTGTTCTATTTTTAATCTATGTTTTTTATTATTTGCAAGGTCTTCTCATGGAAAACGTCTTGCAAATATCACACTGTCGTAATTATGTAACACATCACTGTTCGTGAGGTGCTGATGCATGGAAGTCCGACAGGTCAATCCGGGAACGGAACGCCCGATCGAAAAGCTCTCTTCGACCGATACTGATCTTCTGAAAAAGATGTATCGCGAGATGGTGCTGATCCGGCGCTTTGAAGAAGAGGCGGCGCGAGCCTACGCTATGGGCAAGTTCGGCGGCTTCTGTCACCTCTATATCGGACAGGAGGCCGTCGGCACGGGAGCGATCAACGCCCTCAACGAGCGCGATTACATACTTTCTACTTATAGAGACCACGGACACGCCCTTGCTCGCGGATGCGATCCCGGAGCGCTGATGGCCGAGCTTTTCGGTAAGCGCACCGGTATCGTCAAAGGGAAGGGCGGCTCGATGCACTTCTTTGATCGTCGCCGCAACTTCATGGGAGGCCACGGCATCGTCGGCGGTCACGTCGCCCTTGCAACGGGCATCGGCTGGGCCATTCAGTATCGCAACGAACAGGCCGTGTGCATCTGTTTCTTCGGCGAAGGCGCCGCCAATATCGGAGCCTTTCATGAAGGCCTGAATCTGGCCGCGCTCTGGAAGTTACCCGTCATCTTTATCTGCGAGAATAACCATTACAGCATGGGCACGCCCGAGTATAAGGCGCTGTCCGTTCCGGACGTGAGCATTCGCGCCGTCGCCTATAATATGGATCGCGATCTTTTCGACGGCGACGACGCCCTCTTCGTACAGAAGAAGGTTTCGGAGCATGTGGAGAAGGCGCGCAGAGGCGACGGCCCGTCGCTGCTTGAGATCAGTACGTATCGCTTTCGCGGTCATTCGATGTCTGATCCGGCGAAGTATCGTACAAAAGAAGAGGTGGAGATCTGGAAACAGCGCGACGCCATTCTGCGAGCGCGACGCATGCTTGAGTTCAATGGCGTCGCCGAGAAGGAATTCGCCCGCATCGAGGCCGAGATCAAAGATATCGTCACCGCCTCTTTGAAATTCGCCGAGGAGTCGCCCGAGCCTCCCGTGTCAGATCTGTATGCCGACGTCTATGCCGTTTAACCGAGGATCATCATGGCAGTAATCAGTTATAGAGAAGCCTTACGCCGCGCCCTGGACGAAGAGATGGAGCGCGATAACAACGTCTTTTTGATGGGCGAAGAGGTAGGCGCCTATCAGGGGGCCTATAAGGTCAGCCAGGGCCTGCTTGAAAAATACGGCGAGAAGCGCGTCGTCGATACTCCGATCTCCGAGCAGGGATTTGCCGGGTTAGGCGTCGGAGCGGCGATGTGCGGTCTGCGCCCCGTCATCGAGTTCATGACCTGGAACTTCTCGCTTGTGGCCATCGATCAGATCTACTCGAATGCGGCGAAGCTCTTTTATATGTCGGGCGGGCAGATACCGATTCCGATGGTCTTTCGAGCTCCGGCCGGGGCGGGCGGCATGCTGGCGGCCCAGCATTCGCAGGCCCTTGAGTCGATTTACGTGCATTGTCCGGGATTGATCGTCGTCGCGCCGGCGACGCCCGCCGACGCCTGCGGATTGCTGAAAAGCTCCATACGCGATAATAACCCCGTCATCTTCATCGAAGGAGAGGTGCTATACGGCATGACGGGCGAGGTGCCCGATCAGGAGTTTCTCGTTCCTATCGGCAAGGCTGAAGTGAAGAAAGAAGGTCGGGATTTTACGATCATCACCTGGTCACGCGGGTACTCCTTCGCTATCGAGGCGATGGACGCCATACAGAAGCTCGGCTATGATCCGATGATTCTTGATCTGCGCAGCCTGCGCCCGATGGACGAGCAGGCCGTGATCGAGGCGGCTACGGCGACGGGCCGCGTCTTGATCATCGAAGAGGGCTGGCCGCGCGCCTCGATGGGATCGCATGTGGCCGATTTCATTCAGCGGAACTGCTTCTATGACCTGCATGCTCCGATCCTTCGGGTAACGCAGGAGGACGTTCCGATGCCCTACGCCCGCAATCTTGAAAAGCTCAGCCTTCCCAATCCGGTGAAGATCGTTCAGGCCGTCGAAGAGCTGATGAAATACTGAGAACCTGCCCGAAAGGAGCGCGAACATGGCACGTATTCTTGAACTGATGCAACTCTCGCCGACGATGAAGATCGGCACCTTCGTTAAGTGGACGAAAAAGCCGGGCGATGCCGTCTCGCCCGACGACATCGTCGCCGAGATCGAAACCGATAAGGCGGTGATGGAGATGGCGGCCTTTGATACGGGCGTGCTTCTGGGCACGCTTGTAGAGCAGGGCGATCAGCTTCCGGTCGGAGCTCCGATTGCCATTATCGGCGAGGTGGGCGAAGACATCTCTGATCTGCTTCAGAAGGCGAAGGATCAGCTGCGTTCTCTGCGCGAGCAGGGGGCGGCGCCTGCACCGGCGCGATCCGAAGAGAAGCCGCCGGCGGGGCCGGTGTCGGCGGTCGCCGAGAATCTTATCCCTGATCCTGAGATGCAGCTCCAGGGCGGCGGCGAGCGGCCCGAGGCGAAATCCAGCGCTGCGCCGTCCGTTCGCGAAGATGCGTTAACAGGAGAGCCCTTACGCGCAGCGCATCCGCTGGAGCGCGTCTCGGTCGCCGTCTCGACGATCGATCGGCCGCTACTGGACGAGCCTTCGCTGAACGGCCTTATCGCCCTGCCCGCGCATATAACCCTGGCCCGCTCGTCGTATCGCACACGACATCCGATCAGTCCGCTTGCGCGCAAGATCGCCGAGGCGCACGGCGTCGATATCAGCGTTATCCAACCGGCCGATCGCAAGCGCATCAAGGCCTCCGACGTCGAACAGTTCATCAAGCAGCGCGGCTCATCGCCCGGTCGATCGATTGCCGCCGCCCCCGATCGGCGAATGGAGATCTCGGGCATGCGCCGCGTCATCGCAAGCCGGCTCTCGGATTCAAAGACGCATATTCCGCACTACTATCTGACGGCGGAGTTCGATGCCACCGCCCTGATCGCCCTTCGCGAAGAGATCAATCAGGGGCTTGCCGAAGGCGAGTCGAAGTTTTCGATTAACGACTTCATCGTGCGCGGATGCGCCCTTTCTCTGAAGAGACATCCGGTTGTGAACAGCTCCTGGCGCGGCGATCATATCGTGCAGTACGGTCGGGTCGATGTCGGCATCGCCGTCGCCCTTGATCAAGGCCTGATCACGCCCTACGTGAGAAACGCCGATCAGCTCAGCCTGCGCGAACTGGCGGCGCGCATCCGCGAGCTGGCGAAGCGAGCGAAGGATCGCAAGCTGAAGCCCGAAGAGTATTCCGACGGCACGTTTACCGTTTCAAATCTGGGTATGTTCGGCATCCGCGATTTTGCCGCCATCATCAACGAACCCGAAGCGGCCATTATGGCCGTCGGCGGTATCTTTGACAGAGCCACCGTGAAGGATGGGCAGGTCGTGGCGACGAAGACGGTGACCGTGACCTTGAGCTGCGATCATCGCGTCGTCGACGGAGCGGAAGGGGCGAGCTTCCTTGCGACCTTCAAGCACTTTATGGAGCATCCGCCGCTTCTGCTTGTATAAAGCGACATGACCTTTTTTCAAACGGCAGTGAGCCGCGTATGCGTTTACAGCCTGTTGTTCGGCATGTTCCTGTTAACCATGCCGCTTCAGGCAGAGAAGCGCATCATCGTCTTTGTCGCTCTTGCTGATAATGACTGGCAGGGAATTGTTCTCGTATCACCGCAACTCGGAGACGGAGATAATCCAGAATCTAATCTCTACTGGGGAAGCGCCGCCGATGCCTATGCGAAGAACCAGAGGATCAAGCAGAAAGCGGCTCTCGGAGTTTTTTCGCAATTGTAAGAACGGGACTTTGATAAAAAAAGATATTGCACGGCCGTTTCCCTGCGGCATAATGCACCGTGGATAATCGACGTCAGTTCCCTCGTATCATGGTCTTCAATCTGGGAATCGCATTTCAGTCCGAAGCTGGAGAGCGTTTCGATGTTGTGAATGCAGCCGATGGCGGTCTCTGCCTCAAGCGCCATGGGGCGCCGAAGGTCGCCCCCGGGCATCCTATTGCCGGGAGGCTGAGCTGGCCAGAAAAGAGCATCGAGAAGGACGTCAGAGGTGTGATTTGCTGGTCCCGTTCGGTCGATGATGGAGATATGTTCTATGGAGTTCATGCCGACGTCTCCTGGCTGATGGACACGCTTGGCGATGCGTCCAAGCTCGAAATCGGAGACGGAATACCTTGATCTATTCGGAATCCGCCCTTGCGCGGCGGATCTTTTCACGATTCTTACCCGCCTATGCTTCGAGAGCCGGTTACTTCGAAGGCGTTTCGCCCGAAGGGCTTTTTCCCGAAGGCATCTATCCTATTCCCGTGCATCTGGCGCCGGCGGCAAGCCTCGATGGGATCTGGGTTGATTCGGCGCACGCCCCTGAGAACAGCAGAGAGCTGGCGGCGCTGCTGCAAACTCTCGGCGCCGGTGGCATCGGCGTATTGTTTCTGCGTACAAAGCACTGGAATCGGCGGGCTATTCGCGATTTCTGTCGCGGTGCGGCTATGCAGCTGCTGTTCTTGAGCCCGATTCCCGCGAAAGGGCGCGTGAAGCTAACGCCTGCCGGATTGCCCGTTCCGAAGAGCATTCTGCGTCGTTTCGCTCTGCGTTTCGTCACGTCTTTTTTTCCGTCGTTAGCCGGTCTTTTCGGGCGCGAGCTTTTCGTCATCGTACAGAAAAGCCCCGCACGTCACCGCGAGACGGACGGCATGCGACTCAGCGTTATCATCCCCGCTATTACTCCCGATCGCCTTCATCAGTGGGAGAACTTTATCGCGAAGCATCGCGTGCACGAGATCGAGCTGATTTCGGTCGAAGAGAATGTGATGCCGACATCAAAATCGGGTTCGACGATTCATGTGCAGCATTACAGAGAGGCGGGAAGATCGGCGGCCATTCGCAGCGGGCTGCTGCACAGCCGCGGTAAATCCGTTCTGCTGGATAACGATCAGCGCTGTGCGCCCGCCTATCTATTCGATCTCATGCAGGCGCGCATGCAGGCGAAA
This region of Leptonema illini DSM 21528 genomic DNA includes:
- a CDS encoding M15 family metallopeptidase, yielding MKRFSRRLSLLFPLFFCILPLCSQPAGAPDLYGDIDPTAYLTGQFAPDRHPAFATAASYGIPDRGRGIYLRREALEAIQKMYAQIQKDLPGVPFWVQSGTRNFASQKSIWESKWNGNVAVGGIRLNTVKDPVERARRILTYSSMPGTSRHHWGTDFDINSLTVDYYRSGEGKKLYQWMLVHAPKYGFCLVYTEGRKKGYEFEPWHWSFKPLSAPFVKDWERLHKEKKIKGDDLKFAGAPSAFSLAPEYVGSINAECR
- a CDS encoding PilZ domain-containing protein, translating into MDNRRQFPRIMVFNLGIAFQSEAGERFDVVNAADGGLCLKRHGAPKVAPGHPIAGRLSWPEKSIEKDVRGVICWSRSVDDGDMFYGVHADVSWLMDTLGDASKLEIGDGIP
- a CDS encoding pyruvate dehydrogenase complex E1 component subunit beta; this translates as MAVISYREALRRALDEEMERDNNVFLMGEEVGAYQGAYKVSQGLLEKYGEKRVVDTPISEQGFAGLGVGAAMCGLRPVIEFMTWNFSLVAIDQIYSNAAKLFYMSGGQIPIPMVFRAPAGAGGMLAAQHSQALESIYVHCPGLIVVAPATPADACGLLKSSIRDNNPVIFIEGEVLYGMTGEVPDQEFLVPIGKAEVKKEGRDFTIITWSRGYSFAIEAMDAIQKLGYDPMILDLRSLRPMDEQAVIEAATATGRVLIIEEGWPRASMGSHVADFIQRNCFYDLHAPILRVTQEDVPMPYARNLEKLSLPNPVKIVQAVEELMKY
- a CDS encoding alpha/beta hydrolase; its protein translation is MRKANIKRGSAAVGALLCIYFGVSWYFSSQVVAFNSRTLEADRIRLKIGSVADFGLAEPEAVSFQNPDDGTTLRGWYFRGDRPCAAVFHHGFSGTRYGMLKYTPLLKDQRCHLLLYDARRHGESDGDYGTFGFYEKYDLLAAVDFLQKKTGVDDAHTALIGESYGAATSLQAAGHSKRRFWFLLVDSPYTAMRTIVTEQAVQRYTQGSLLFTGGAFVLAGLRAGFDPDESSSLRYASQVRAPVMVVHSLSDTYTVPRHSEEIASTMLKAGIRCRLLLTDWNAVHARSIDDNFAQYNAVFQEFLQGLN
- a CDS encoding DinB family protein, which translates into the protein MSAKPEISAFLALSHSDLTGAYTSGISKIHPGLADLTEEKADRTFEGAAGAWSCRMLLGHLLDAEMAFVHRMRRAVAEERPAFTVWQEDDFIDKGLYRSASIDETMQALRSLRNWTGSWLKSLAGEEFSRVGLHPQRGEQTVHTILSYCTWHLEHHAHFLDEKMKRLI
- a CDS encoding VOC family protein — protein: MKDESPGLRKGAMIHHIALACDDVERQTQFYTSLGFKELSRHHDDSGLRSVWLDCHPTILMLERADHTGKKKSRPFHDKEAGFHLLAFAIDADAADAWRDFLEERELLAGESGFTLYAFDAERNRIAFSSYPDQLRRRPESPDSNLRPLPDPRS
- the pdhA gene encoding pyruvate dehydrogenase (acetyl-transferring) E1 component subunit alpha; this translates as MYREMVLIRRFEEEAARAYAMGKFGGFCHLYIGQEAVGTGAINALNERDYILSTYRDHGHALARGCDPGALMAELFGKRTGIVKGKGGSMHFFDRRRNFMGGHGIVGGHVALATGIGWAIQYRNEQAVCICFFGEGAANIGAFHEGLNLAALWKLPVIFICENNHYSMGTPEYKALSVPDVSIRAVAYNMDRDLFDGDDALFVQKKVSEHVEKARRGDGPSLLEISTYRFRGHSMSDPAKYRTKEEVEIWKQRDAILRARRMLEFNGVAEKEFARIEAEIKDIVTASLKFAEESPEPPVSDLYADVYAV
- a CDS encoding dihydrolipoamide acetyltransferase family protein encodes the protein MARILELMQLSPTMKIGTFVKWTKKPGDAVSPDDIVAEIETDKAVMEMAAFDTGVLLGTLVEQGDQLPVGAPIAIIGEVGEDISDLLQKAKDQLRSLREQGAAPAPARSEEKPPAGPVSAVAENLIPDPEMQLQGGGERPEAKSSAAPSVREDALTGEPLRAAHPLERVSVAVSTIDRPLLDEPSLNGLIALPAHITLARSSYRTRHPISPLARKIAEAHGVDISVIQPADRKRIKASDVEQFIKQRGSSPGRSIAAAPDRRMEISGMRRVIASRLSDSKTHIPHYYLTAEFDATALIALREEINQGLAEGESKFSINDFIVRGCALSLKRHPVVNSSWRGDHIVQYGRVDVGIAVALDQGLITPYVRNADQLSLRELAARIRELAKRAKDRKLKPEEYSDGTFTVSNLGMFGIRDFAAIINEPEAAIMAVGGIFDRATVKDGQVVATKTVTVTLSCDHRVVDGAEGASFLATFKHFMEHPPLLLV